From Desulfatiglans anilini DSM 4660:
TGCAACAAGGGCTCGGCCCTGGTGGTCAAAAGGGGAGGAGCGGTCAAAGAGGTAATGGATCTGAGGGGGAAAAGGATCGGTTATGTCCCTGGAACCATGCACGAAATTCTACTCAGGGAAATCCTGACCCGCAACGGTCTTTCCCCTGAGAAAGACGTCGTGTTGACGCGGGTGGATTTTTTCGACATGGGCATGGCCCTGGCAGGGGGCGGCCTCGATGCCTTTCTTTCGGGCGAGCCGCTTCCGAGCCTTGCCGTTGCGCAGGGATACGGTGAGATCCTCGCGTATCCTTACTATGATGAGTCGATCGGGGCCATCAATGCCGGCATGCTGGTTCGGCGGGACAGCATCGAGGGCGAACCGGAGCGGGTTCTCGAACTGGTCAGGGCGCACGCGAAGGCTACACAATACCTGCAATCCCATCCCGAGGTGTGGCTTCGTAAGGCGTCATCGTTCGGCACGGAACTGGCCGTCCTGAAGGAGGCCGCGGCCAACATCGAGTTGGCATGGGACATGGACGCCGATTTCGTTCGGAAGGCCAGAGGCTTGGGTGAGCGGATGGAGGCCCTCGGGATCATTCGGAAGCAGCCTGACTACGAGCGGCTTTTCGACCTGTCATTCGTGAAAAGGGTGGTGAAATAATGGGGTCCTATGGCAGCAAGCCCGTCAAGGGAAGCGGGTGGTATCTGCCGTGGGTGATCCCTGCGCTCTTCTGTTTTTTTTGGTGGGCGGTGAGTGCCACGGGGCTGGTGCCCGCCTACCTGTTGCCTCCCCCACGCGATATCGTCGAGGCCGGCTATGCATACCTCCTTGGGACGCCCGAAGGAGGTCCTTATGCCGGGCGGTTTGTCCGCGATGCTGCAGCGAGTCTGTGGCGGGTGTTTTGTGGTTTTTCCCTCGCTGTGGCTGTCGGTCTTCCCCTCGGGATCCTTTCCGGGCGTCTGTGGGTCGTCGAGCGTCTCACAGGTACGACCGTCAATGCGTTCCGGGCCGTCCCAGGCATCACCTGGCTTCCACTGGCCCTGGTCTGGTTCGGCATCGGGATGAAAGCCACCCTGTTCCTGGTGGCTCTGGCCGCGTTTTTCCCGGTTTTTCTGAACGCGGCTGCGGGGGCCAGGCAGGTGAACCCGTTGTTTCTCCAGGCAGGCGCCATGATGGGCGTCAAGAGGCTGAGGGGCACCTTCGCCATCCTTCTTCCGGGGGCCATGCCGCACATCATGACCGGGCTGCGCCTGGGATTGGGCATCTCCTGGGCTTATCTGGTCTTGGGGGAGTTGACCGGGGTCCCGGACGGGTTGGGGGCCGTGATCATGGATGCCCGGATGCTCGGGCGCATCGATATGATCGTCGTCGGTATCATCGTGATTGCCGTCATGGGGCGGATCACGGATAAACTGCTTCAGGGCGGGTTGCGGCTGTGCTTCAAGAGCGCAAGGAGGATGCCATGAAAACGCGCCTGAAGGCGGTAGTCGGAAACCGGGCGGCATCGAGGGAGGATACCCTCAGGTTCGAGGGCCTTTCGAAGGGCTTCCACACGGCCGGCGGGTACCTGCCGGTCCTGGAGGACGTGAGCTTTCGGGCGGAAGGAGGGGAGTTGATTGCGATTCTCGGCAGGAGCGGGTGCGGCAAGTCGACCCTGCTGAAGATTGCGGCGGGATTCATCTCTCCGAGTTCGGGAAGAGTGCTGTTGAACGGAGAACCGGTGGAGGGGTGTCGTCTTTCACAATAATCTGACGTTTTTTTTCTGATTATCCTGGACGATTGGTGGTGATTTTCGGGGTAATTTGGACAGACTTGTTTTGGATGATGGTCTTGGCCTTGGCGATGGTTGTATTGATATAGGCATTTTTCCTCCGTTCGCCCTGGTGATGATCCCAGGAGGTCCGTTGCTCGATGAGGA
This genomic window contains:
- a CDS encoding ABC transporter substrate-binding protein, translating into MLRSTGVFRILLGIAAMILFAFSGARAEDIRVGTWKTPQTIQPFFYERFVPENQKVTVYSFTNPADQKTALLAGSLDMCGTTLAHAIHSASLAQPVVMVAALCNKGSALVVKRGGAVKEVMDLRGKRIGYVPGTMHEILLREILTRNGLSPEKDVVLTRVDFFDMGMALAGGGLDAFLSGEPLPSLAVAQGYGEILAYPYYDESIGAINAGMLVRRDSIEGEPERVLELVRAHAKATQYLQSHPEVWLRKASSFGTELAVLKEAAANIELAWDMDADFVRKARGLGERMEALGIIRKQPDYERLFDLSFVKRVVK
- a CDS encoding ABC transporter permease translates to MGSYGSKPVKGSGWYLPWVIPALFCFFWWAVSATGLVPAYLLPPPRDIVEAGYAYLLGTPEGGPYAGRFVRDAAASLWRVFCGFSLAVAVGLPLGILSGRLWVVERLTGTTVNAFRAVPGITWLPLALVWFGIGMKATLFLVALAAFFPVFLNAAAGARQVNPLFLQAGAMMGVKRLRGTFAILLPGAMPHIMTGLRLGLGISWAYLVLGELTGVPDGLGAVIMDARMLGRIDMIVVGIIVIAVMGRITDKLLQGGLRLCFKSARRMP
- a CDS encoding ATP-binding cassette domain-containing protein — encoded protein: MKTRLKAVVGNRAASREDTLRFEGLSKGFHTAGGYLPVLEDVSFRAEGGELIAILGRSGCGKSTLLKIAAGFISPSSGRVLLNGEPVEGCRLSQ